In Gemmatimonadetes bacterium T265, one DNA window encodes the following:
- the vapC_1 gene encoding ribonuclease VapC, with product MVVDTSALVAYLLAEPERARLLGAMQEAPTLATSAVALVEASMVLLGRRGEDGARELDALLDGLGIVVAPATRATAVLARNAFDRYGKGRHPAALNFGDCFSYALAKERGEPLLFVGNDFSRTDVAVAPY from the coding sequence ATGGTGGTCGACACGTCGGCGCTGGTCGCCTACCTGCTTGCCGAACCCGAACGCGCCCGCCTTCTGGGAGCGATGCAAGAAGCGCCGACGCTCGCGACGTCGGCAGTCGCGCTCGTCGAGGCGAGTATGGTCCTGCTCGGACGCCGGGGCGAGGACGGCGCCCGTGAGTTGGACGCACTCCTCGACGGCCTCGGGATCGTCGTCGCTCCGGCCACGCGGGCGACGGCCGTCCTGGCCCGTAACGCCTTCGATCGTTACGGTAAGGGTCGCCACCCGGCCGCCCTCAACTTCGGCGACTGTTTCAGCTACGCGCTCGCGAAGGAGCGCGGCGAGCCGCTGCTCTTCGTCGGCAACGACTTCTCGCGGACCGACGTAGCCGTGGCGCCGTACTGA
- a CDS encoding antitoxin: MITIDDPETERLVRELAARRGQSIDTVVRNAVLAQTPATEPEQAPPEEQARRHAILVEIARRMDALPVLDTRSADEIIGYDENGLPT, encoded by the coding sequence ATGATCACGATCGACGACCCCGAAACCGAGCGCCTCGTGCGCGAGTTGGCGGCCCGCCGCGGCCAGAGCATCGACACCGTCGTGCGAAACGCGGTGTTGGCCCAGACGCCGGCCACGGAGCCGGAGCAAGCCCCGCCCGAGGAGCAGGCCCGGCGCCACGCCATTCTCGTTGAGATCGCGCGCCGCATGGACGCACTGCCCGTTCTCGACACGCGTTCGGCAGACGAAATCATCGGGTACGACGAGAACGGGCTGCCGACCTGA
- a CDS encoding acetate--CoA ligase, whose protein sequence is MSLPPATPPAPGADLRTLLAGEAPIPAPAWLAERAPVDYDAERARAAADPDAFWAEKAAAIEWAERWHTVRRFEPPEHAWFEGGRLNATVSCLDRHAKGERRTKAALIWLSEDGEERTYTYGRLYREVNRFANALAALGVSVGDRVVLYMPNTPEGVVAMLACARLGAVHSVVYAGIGAGALRARIEDAGAKAVVCSDFTYRRGKAVALKPIVDEAVRGLAFVEHVVVHRRGSRPGDAPAAFSSEREVDFYDVQAPHAIHRAPAVVDAEHPLFILYTSGTTGRPKGVVHATGGYLVGVTYLARAFLQLGERDVYYCTSDLGWAVGHSYIVYGPLALGATVVFREGAPDWPTPDVTWELAERFGVDVMFTAPTAVRMWMSHGAGAPAKYDLSRLRLLACAGEPLNPEAHRWAQRHLVGQGDGFVVDNWWQTEVAAPVLATFPAFEARPGRVGKPVPGAEIAVVDSAGKPLPPGTGGLLVLTAPVPWMLRTIWNDHARYAAYWRQVPGAYTAGDVAVVDEDGYVAVLGRADDVLNVAGHRIGTADVEGSLLRHPAVAESAVVGLPDPIRGERIKAYVVVRPGQAAGPGLVASLKDHVRQDLGPIAQPSEVEVRASLPKTRSGKIVRRMLKAEALGVDPGDLSTLAD, encoded by the coding sequence ATGTCGCTCCCGCCTGCCACCCCACCCGCCCCCGGCGCCGACCTGCGCACGCTGCTCGCCGGCGAGGCGCCGATCCCGGCTCCCGCGTGGCTCGCCGAGCGCGCCCCGGTCGACTACGACGCCGAACGCGCGCGGGCCGCGGCCGACCCCGACGCGTTCTGGGCCGAGAAGGCCGCGGCGATCGAGTGGGCGGAGCGGTGGCACACCGTGCGCCGCTTCGAGCCGCCCGAGCACGCGTGGTTCGAGGGCGGGCGCCTCAACGCCACCGTCAGCTGCCTCGACCGGCACGCGAAGGGCGAGCGGCGCACGAAGGCCGCCCTCATCTGGCTCTCCGAGGACGGCGAGGAGCGCACCTACACCTACGGCCGGCTCTACCGCGAGGTGAACCGCTTCGCCAACGCGCTCGCCGCGTTAGGAGTGAGCGTAGGCGACCGCGTCGTGCTCTACATGCCTAACACCCCCGAGGGCGTCGTCGCGATGCTCGCCTGCGCGCGGCTCGGCGCGGTCCACTCGGTGGTCTACGCGGGGATCGGCGCGGGCGCGCTCCGGGCGCGCATCGAGGACGCGGGCGCCAAGGCCGTCGTCTGCTCCGACTTCACCTACCGCCGCGGGAAGGCGGTCGCGCTCAAGCCGATCGTCGACGAGGCGGTGCGCGGGCTGGCGTTCGTCGAGCACGTCGTCGTCCACCGCCGCGGCTCCCGGCCCGGCGACGCCCCGGCCGCGTTCAGCTCCGAGCGCGAGGTCGACTTCTACGACGTGCAGGCGCCGCACGCGATCCACCGCGCGCCCGCGGTCGTCGACGCCGAGCACCCCCTGTTCATCCTCTACACGTCCGGCACGACGGGGCGGCCCAAGGGCGTGGTCCACGCGACGGGCGGCTACCTCGTCGGCGTCACCTACCTCGCGCGCGCCTTCCTCCAGTTGGGCGAGCGCGACGTCTACTACTGCACCTCGGACCTGGGGTGGGCCGTCGGGCACTCCTACATCGTCTACGGGCCGCTCGCGTTAGGCGCGACGGTCGTCTTCCGCGAGGGCGCGCCCGACTGGCCGACGCCCGACGTGACGTGGGAGCTGGCCGAGCGCTTCGGCGTGGACGTGATGTTCACCGCGCCGACCGCGGTGCGCATGTGGATGAGTCACGGGGCCGGCGCGCCCGCGAAGTACGACCTCTCGCGGCTGCGGCTGCTCGCCTGCGCGGGGGAGCCGCTCAACCCCGAGGCGCACCGCTGGGCACAGCGGCACCTGGTGGGGCAGGGGGACGGCTTCGTCGTCGACAACTGGTGGCAGACCGAGGTCGCGGCGCCGGTGCTCGCGACCTTCCCGGCGTTCGAGGCGCGGCCGGGGCGCGTCGGGAAGCCGGTGCCCGGCGCGGAGATCGCCGTCGTCGACTCGGCCGGAAAGCCGCTGCCGCCGGGCACGGGCGGGCTGCTCGTGCTCACGGCGCCCGTGCCCTGGATGCTGCGCACGATCTGGAACGACCACGCGCGCTACGCGGCGTACTGGCGGCAGGTCCCCGGCGCCTACACCGCCGGCGACGTGGCCGTGGTCGACGAGGACGGCTACGTCGCCGTGTTAGGCCGCGCCGACGACGTGCTCAACGTCGCCGGGCACCGCATCGGCACGGCCGACGTGGAGGGGTCGCTGCTCCGGCACCCCGCGGTCGCGGAGAGCGCGGTCGTCGGGCTGCCGGACCCGATCCGCGGGGAGCGGATCAAGGCGTACGTCGTCGTTAGGCCGGGGCAGGCGGCCGGCCCGGGGCTCGTCGCGTCGTTGAAGGACCACGTCCGGCAGGACCTCGGCCCGATCGCGCAGCCGAGCGAGGTCGAGGTGCGCGCGTCGCTGCCGAAAACGCGGTCGGGGAAGATCGTGCGGCGGATGCTGAAGGCGGAGGCGCTCGGGGTGGACCCGGGGGACCTGAGCACGCTCGCGGATTAG
- a CDS encoding N-acetyltransferase → MPNTTPGVPRLTTDRLLLRGFDARDFGAYAALMADPAVARYLGDGRPLARADAWRQLALVVGHWALRGFGLWAAEERMTGALVGRIGCYEPEGWPGLEVGYVLARPYWGRGYAAEGARAALGYAHDVLGRERVVSLIHPENVASVRVATRLGAAPDGTADIGGRPALVYAYPAPAAARLG, encoded by the coding sequence GTGCCTAACACGACGCCCGGCGTCCCGCGCCTGACCACCGACCGCCTGCTCCTGCGCGGCTTCGACGCGCGGGACTTCGGGGCCTACGCCGCGCTGATGGCCGACCCCGCGGTGGCCCGCTACCTCGGCGACGGGCGGCCGCTGGCCCGCGCCGACGCGTGGCGGCAGCTCGCGCTCGTCGTCGGGCATTGGGCGCTGCGCGGCTTCGGGCTCTGGGCCGCGGAGGAGCGCATGACCGGCGCGCTCGTCGGGCGCATCGGCTGCTACGAGCCGGAGGGGTGGCCGGGGCTCGAGGTCGGCTACGTGCTCGCGCGCCCGTACTGGGGCCGCGGGTACGCCGCCGAGGGCGCGCGGGCGGCGCTCGGCTACGCGCACGACGTGCTCGGGCGGGAGCGGGTCGTCAGCCTGATCCACCCGGAGAACGTCGCGTCGGTCCGCGTGGCGACGCGACTCGGCGCGGCCCCGGACGGGACGGCCGACATCGGCGGCCGCCCGGCGCTCGTCTACGCATACCCGGCGCCGGCGGCCGCGCGGCTCGGCTAG
- a CDS encoding large-conductance mechanosensitive channel: protein MWRDFKAFLIKQNALALAIAVVVGGALDTVVKAIVNGILMPFIGPLQQATGGDYAKLTWHIGPFLFAPGVVLAALVNFVIIGFVAWRLSKLFVKETPTSPTKTCPVCFKSDLDERATRCPHCTSALDATTQPVPVPPVAPVGRPAPALAR, encoded by the coding sequence ATGTGGCGTGACTTCAAGGCGTTTCTGATCAAGCAGAACGCGCTCGCGCTGGCGATCGCGGTCGTCGTCGGCGGCGCGCTCGACACCGTGGTCAAGGCGATCGTCAACGGGATCCTGATGCCGTTCATCGGGCCGCTGCAGCAGGCGACCGGCGGCGACTACGCGAAGCTCACGTGGCACATCGGGCCGTTCCTGTTCGCGCCCGGGGTCGTGCTGGCGGCCCTGGTCAACTTCGTGATCATCGGCTTCGTGGCGTGGCGGCTCTCGAAGCTGTTCGTGAAGGAGACGCCGACGTCGCCGACGAAGACGTGCCCGGTGTGCTTCAAGAGCGACCTCGACGAGCGGGCGACGCGCTGCCCGCACTGCACGAGCGCGCTCGACGCGACGACCCAGCCCGTCCCGGTGCCGCCCGTGGCGCCGGTCGGGAGACCTGCGCCGGCGTTGGCGCGCTAG
- a CDS encoding MFS transporter, which translates to MATYAPAAPLAAPRADVALKDVRGVIFAASLGTVFEWYDFYLYGSLAAVISKQFFSGVNPTAGFVFALLAFAAGFAVRPFGAVVFGRLGDLVGRKHTFLVTILIMGLSTFLVAVLPSYASIGVLAPVALVTLRLLQGLALGGEYGGAATYVAEHAPDGRRGSYTAWIQTTATLGLFLSLLVILGCRVVLGTEQFEAWGWRIPFAVSLVLLAVSTWIRLRLDESPMFRQMKAEGKGSTSPLKDSFGNWANLKLVLLALFGLAAGQAVVWYTGQFYALFFLTQMLKVDAQAANLMVAAGLLLATPFFIVMGALSDRVGRKPVILGGCLLAALTYFPLFKALTHYANPALERAQATAPVTVVADPAECSFQFDPVGKKKFTSSCDVAKAALVKAGVPYRNEAAPAGTTARVAVGSAAIPSYRGTAAGAKALDSAFTKSLGGALKAAGYPAKADPARVNTPMVVLVLFVLVLYVTMVYGPIAATLVEMFPTRIRYTSMSLPYHIGNGWFGGFLPTTAFAIVAATGDLYSGLWYPIVIAAVTLVVGALFVRETRGVDIRG; encoded by the coding sequence ATGGCCACCTACGCCCCCGCCGCCCCGCTCGCGGCCCCGCGCGCCGACGTCGCGCTCAAGGACGTCCGCGGCGTGATCTTCGCCGCCTCGTTGGGGACCGTCTTCGAGTGGTACGACTTCTACCTGTACGGCTCGCTCGCGGCGGTCATCTCGAAGCAATTCTTCTCGGGCGTGAACCCGACGGCGGGCTTCGTCTTCGCGCTGCTCGCCTTCGCGGCGGGCTTCGCGGTGCGGCCGTTCGGCGCGGTCGTCTTCGGCCGGCTCGGCGACCTCGTCGGGCGCAAGCACACGTTCCTCGTCACGATCCTCATCATGGGCCTCTCGACCTTCCTGGTCGCGGTGCTCCCGTCGTACGCGTCGATCGGCGTCCTCGCGCCGGTCGCGCTCGTCACGCTCCGCCTGCTGCAGGGCCTCGCGCTCGGCGGCGAGTACGGCGGCGCGGCGACCTACGTGGCCGAGCACGCGCCCGACGGCCGGCGCGGGAGCTACACGGCGTGGATCCAGACGACCGCGACGTTAGGCCTCTTCCTCTCGCTGCTCGTCATCCTCGGCTGCCGCGTCGTGCTCGGCACCGAGCAGTTCGAGGCGTGGGGCTGGCGCATCCCGTTCGCGGTCTCGCTCGTGCTACTCGCGGTCTCGACGTGGATCCGCCTCCGCCTCGACGAGAGCCCGATGTTCCGGCAGATGAAGGCCGAGGGGAAGGGGTCGACGTCGCCGCTCAAGGACTCGTTCGGCAACTGGGCGAACCTCAAACTCGTGCTGCTCGCGCTCTTCGGGCTCGCGGCGGGGCAGGCGGTGGTGTGGTACACGGGACAGTTCTACGCGCTGTTCTTCCTGACGCAGATGCTGAAGGTGGACGCGCAGGCGGCCAACCTGATGGTCGCCGCGGGGCTGCTGCTCGCGACGCCGTTCTTCATCGTCATGGGCGCGCTCTCGGACCGCGTCGGGCGCAAGCCGGTGATCCTCGGCGGGTGCCTGCTCGCGGCGCTCACGTACTTCCCGCTGTTCAAGGCGCTCACGCACTACGCGAACCCCGCGCTCGAGCGGGCGCAGGCCACCGCGCCGGTCACGGTGGTCGCGGACCCTGCCGAGTGCTCGTTCCAGTTCGACCCGGTCGGCAAGAAGAAGTTCACGTCGAGCTGCGACGTCGCGAAGGCGGCGCTCGTCAAGGCGGGCGTGCCGTACCGCAACGAGGCCGCGCCGGCGGGGACGACCGCGCGGGTCGCCGTGGGGAGCGCGGCGATCCCGTCGTACCGCGGCACGGCGGCGGGGGCCAAGGCGCTCGACTCGGCGTTCACGAAATCGTTAGGCGGTGCGCTCAAGGCCGCGGGCTACCCGGCGAAGGCCGACCCGGCGCGCGTGAACACGCCGATGGTCGTGCTCGTGCTCTTCGTCCTCGTGCTCTACGTGACGATGGTCTACGGGCCGATCGCCGCGACGCTCGTCGAGATGTTCCCCACGCGCATCCGCTACACGTCGATGTCGCTGCCCTACCACATCGGCAACGGCTGGTTCGGCGGCTTCCTGCCGACGACGGCGTTCGCGATCGTCGCCGCGACGGGCGACCTGTACTCGGGGCTGTGGTACCCGATCGTCATCGCGGCCGTGACACTCGTCGTCGGCGCGCTGTTCGTCCGCGAGACGCGGGGCGTCGACATCCGCGGGTAG
- a CDS encoding acetyl-coenzyme A synthetase, translated as MSDLDVLLQETRSFPPPADFRAGALADDDALYVEGARDPEAFWARMAGELSWTRPWDRVLDWQPPKAQWFVGGQLNASANCLDRHVQGPRRNKAALIFEGEPGDRRTLTYWDLYREVNKFALVLDKFGVKKGDRVAIYLPMIVEAVVAMLACARVGAVHSVVFGGFSPESLRDRINDSECKLLVTADRGYRRGQVVPLKRNADKALEECPSIENVVVVQRRPGAQGDLAFPEIQEGRDHWWHRLMHDAKAPDGGFYRAPEAMDAEDLLFILYTSGTTGKPKGIVHTTGGYLTGVAATSKYVFDLKEEDVYWCTADVGWVTGHSYIVYGPLANGATCVLYEGAPDWPDKDRFWDVVERYGVTIFYTAPTAIRAFMKWGAEYPARRDLSTLRLLGSVGEPINPEAWVWYREHIGRGRCPIVDTWWQTETGAIMITPLPGVTATKPGSATVSFPGISAALLDADGNEVREGGGLLAITKPWPSMLRTIWGDDRRYVDTYFSKWPGRPDLYFPGDGAKRDADGYYWVLGRVDDVLNVAGHRIGTAEVESVLVEHPAVAEAAVVGKAHALKGQAIAAFVTLRTGHVQTDALRDELREFVAEKIGAIARPDDLLFTVDLPKTRSGKIMRRLLRDIAEGRAAGDTTTLADPNVMTTLTGEWQVATGQFPVPSSLPEQR; from the coding sequence ATGTCCGACCTCGACGTCCTGCTGCAGGAGACCCGCTCCTTCCCGCCGCCCGCCGACTTCCGCGCGGGCGCGCTCGCCGACGACGACGCGCTGTACGTGGAGGGCGCGCGCGACCCCGAGGCCTTCTGGGCCCGCATGGCCGGCGAGCTCAGTTGGACGCGCCCGTGGGACCGCGTGCTCGACTGGCAGCCGCCAAAGGCGCAGTGGTTCGTCGGCGGCCAGCTCAACGCGAGCGCCAACTGCCTCGACCGGCACGTGCAGGGGCCGCGGCGCAACAAGGCCGCGCTCATCTTCGAGGGCGAGCCCGGCGACCGCCGCACGCTGACCTACTGGGACCTCTACCGCGAGGTCAACAAGTTCGCACTCGTGCTCGACAAGTTCGGCGTGAAGAAGGGGGACCGCGTCGCCATCTACCTGCCGATGATCGTCGAGGCGGTGGTCGCGATGCTCGCCTGCGCGCGGGTGGGCGCGGTGCACTCGGTGGTCTTCGGCGGCTTCAGCCCCGAGAGCCTGCGCGACCGGATCAACGACTCCGAGTGCAAGCTCCTTGTCACCGCCGACCGCGGCTACCGGCGCGGGCAGGTCGTGCCGCTCAAGCGCAACGCCGACAAGGCGCTCGAAGAGTGCCCGTCGATCGAGAACGTCGTGGTCGTCCAGCGCCGCCCGGGCGCGCAGGGCGACCTCGCCTTCCCCGAAATCCAGGAGGGGCGCGACCACTGGTGGCACCGCCTCATGCACGACGCCAAGGCGCCGGACGGCGGCTTCTACCGCGCCCCCGAGGCGATGGACGCCGAGGACCTGCTCTTCATCCTCTACACGTCGGGCACGACGGGGAAGCCGAAGGGGATCGTGCACACCACGGGCGGCTACCTGACGGGCGTGGCCGCGACGAGCAAGTACGTCTTCGACCTGAAGGAGGAGGACGTCTACTGGTGCACCGCCGACGTGGGCTGGGTGACGGGGCACTCGTACATCGTCTACGGCCCGCTCGCCAACGGGGCGACGTGCGTGCTGTACGAGGGCGCGCCCGACTGGCCGGACAAGGACCGCTTCTGGGACGTGGTCGAGCGCTACGGCGTGACGATCTTCTACACCGCGCCGACGGCGATCCGCGCGTTCATGAAGTGGGGCGCCGAGTACCCCGCGCGCCGGGACCTCTCCACGCTCCGCCTGTTAGGCAGCGTCGGCGAGCCGATCAACCCCGAGGCGTGGGTGTGGTACCGGGAGCACATCGGCCGCGGCCGCTGCCCGATCGTCGACACGTGGTGGCAGACCGAGACGGGCGCGATCATGATCACCCCGCTCCCGGGCGTGACGGCGACCAAGCCCGGGTCCGCCACGGTCTCCTTTCCCGGCATCTCGGCCGCGCTCCTCGACGCCGACGGGAACGAGGTGCGCGAGGGCGGCGGGCTGCTGGCGATCACGAAGCCGTGGCCGTCGATGCTGCGCACGATTTGGGGCGACGACCGGCGCTACGTCGACACGTACTTCTCGAAGTGGCCGGGGCGGCCGGACCTCTACTTCCCGGGCGACGGGGCCAAGCGCGACGCGGACGGCTACTACTGGGTGCTCGGGCGCGTGGACGACGTGCTCAACGTGGCCGGGCACCGCATCGGCACCGCGGAGGTGGAAAGCGTGCTCGTCGAGCACCCGGCGGTGGCCGAGGCCGCGGTGGTCGGCAAGGCGCACGCGCTCAAGGGCCAGGCGATCGCCGCGTTCGTCACGCTGCGCACGGGGCACGTCCAGACCGACGCGCTGCGGGACGAGTTGCGCGAGTTCGTCGCCGAGAAGATCGGGGCGATCGCGCGGCCGGACGACCTGCTGTTCACCGTGGACCTGCCGAAGACGCGCTCGGGCAAGATCATGCGCCGCCTCCTGCGAGACATCGCCGAGGGGCGCGCGGCCGGCGACACGACCACGCTCGCCGACCCGAACGTGATGACGACACTGACGGGCGAGTGGCAGGTGGCGACGGGGCAGTTCCCGGTGCCGTCGTCGCTGCCCGAGCAGCGGTAG
- a CDS encoding hypothetical protein (possible pseudo due to internal stop codon), with protein MRVATPPLATPASGTASFPRPTRVRRLGLAGRVFAGTAGVVVAVLVAALLAASASVRRAGDAAAQRGLEQAADLVAQFLAGRERALAGGARVFAQGPYFRALVAAERRDDVLDQTFEGAEQLGADWVFITDGAGRLLAKSDEPSAVGDALGGRPLVATALRGQVASGFGVSRDSLLFQAVAVPIAVPGAAPVGALVATKLVDDRLARDVRAATAADVVFYALDARNAARVAATSFEARGAARHALAAAGLATRPTRGAAAPRDRRAPIVVDGVTYLAQGGATTTAGGETVGGFVVFRRLDVERAELAGVQRSLLVAGGVGLVLALGAAWLTARRIARPVRVLADAARRATEGDYRPDDVLRASGLAADDGGVSRAPGDEIGALGAAVGALLADLRDRVALDRAALEVVRALGPSGADPSAIDPSGAESGRAAARGALRAGTPPRAARALALPHAAGAAVVPGAVLARRYALEAVLGTGGTGVVWRARDRELGETVAVKVLRPEIAATGGTAAADALERFRHELRLARRLTHRNIVRLHDLGRDADTTFLTMEYVEGASLAALLAAHGALSAAAVLGVAKQLARALEVAHAQGVVHGDLKPANLLLGAGGALKVADFGLARLVRAPAPAAGVPDIAGAPVGTPAFMAPELLLGAPPGVASDLYAAGVVLHACLTGETPFDGDTPVAFFARKLDEADERGPAPSGRMPAARPAGPAPVPADSIAAVIARLTAADPAARPGSARALSALLAGLR; from the coding sequence GTGCGCGTCGCGACCCCGCCCCTCGCCACCCCGGCTTCCGGCACGGCCTCGTTCCCGCGTCCCACGCGCGTCCGACGTTTGGGGCTTGCCGGGCGCGTGTTCGCGGGCACCGCCGGCGTCGTCGTGGCCGTGCTCGTCGCCGCGCTGCTGGCGGCGTCGGCGTCGGTCCGTCGCGCGGGCGACGCCGCGGCGCAGCGCGGGTTGGAGCAGGCGGCCGACCTCGTCGCGCAGTTCCTCGCCGGGCGCGAACGCGCGCTCGCCGGCGGTGCGCGCGTGTTCGCGCAGGGGCCGTACTTCCGCGCTCTCGTCGCGGCGGAGCGGCGGGACGACGTGCTCGACCAGACGTTCGAGGGGGCCGAGCAGCTCGGGGCCGATTGGGTGTTCATCACCGACGGGGCCGGCCGGCTGCTCGCGAAGAGCGACGAGCCGAGCGCCGTGGGCGACGCGCTCGGTGGACGCCCGCTCGTCGCGACCGCGCTGCGCGGGCAGGTCGCGAGCGGCTTCGGCGTCTCGCGCGATTCGCTGCTCTTTCAGGCCGTCGCGGTGCCGATCGCGGTGCCCGGCGCGGCGCCGGTCGGTGCGCTCGTCGCGACGAAGCTGGTCGACGACCGGCTCGCGAGGGACGTGCGGGCCGCGACGGCCGCCGATGTGGTGTTCTACGCGCTCGACGCCCGGAACGCCGCGCGCGTGGCCGCGACCAGCTTCGAGGCGCGCGGCGCGGCGCGGCACGCGCTCGCCGCGGCCGGTCTCGCGACGCGGCCGACGCGCGGCGCCGCCGCGCCGCGCGACCGGCGTGCGCCGATCGTCGTCGACGGCGTCACGTACCTGGCGCAGGGCGGCGCGACGACGACCGCCGGGGGTGAGACGGTGGGCGGGTTCGTCGTCTTCCGCCGTCTCGACGTGGAGCGCGCGGAACTCGCGGGCGTGCAGCGGTCGCTGCTCGTCGCGGGCGGCGTCGGCCTGGTGCTCGCGCTCGGTGCCGCGTGGCTGACCGCGCGCCGCATCGCGCGCCCGGTGCGCGTGCTCGCCGACGCCGCCCGCCGCGCGACGGAAGGCGACTACCGCCCGGACGACGTCCTGCGCGCGTCGGGGCTCGCGGCCGACGACGGCGGAGTGAGCCGGGCGCCGGGGGACGAGATCGGCGCGCTCGGCGCGGCCGTCGGCGCCCTGCTCGCGGACCTGCGCGACCGCGTCGCGCTCGACCGCGCCGCGCTCGAGGTCGTGCGCGCGCTCGGCCCGTCGGGCGCCGACCCGTCTGCCATCGACCCCTCTGGCGCCGAGTCGGGGCGAGCCGCGGCCCGCGGCGCACTGCGCGCCGGCACGCCGCCGCGCGCCGCGCGTGCCCTCGCGCTCCCGCACGCGGCCGGGGCCGCCGTGGTTCCCGGGGCCGTGCTCGCCCGGCGGTACGCGCTCGAAGCGGTGCTCGGCACCGGCGGGACCGGCGTCGTCTGGCGCGCGCGCGACCGCGAGCTCGGCGAGACGGTCGCCGTGAAGGTGCTCCGCCCCGAGATCGCCGCGACGGGCGGCACCGCGGCCGCGGACGCGTTGGAGCGGTTCCGGCACGAGCTGCGCCTCGCGCGCCGGCTGACCCACCGCAACATCGTGCGCCTGCACGACCTGGGGCGCGACGCCGACACGACGTTCCTCACCATGGAGTACGTCGAGGGCGCGTCGCTCGCGGCGCTCCTCGCCGCCCACGGCGCGCTCTCCGCGGCCGCGGTGCTCGGCGTCGCGAAGCAGTTGGCGCGGGCCCTCGAGGTCGCGCACGCGCAGGGCGTCGTCCACGGCGACCTCAAGCCGGCGAACTTGCTGTTAGGCGCGGGCGGGGCGCTCAAGGTGGCGGACTTCGGCCTGGCGCGGCTCGTGCGCGCGCCGGCGCCCGCGGCCGGCGTTCCCGACATCGCCGGCGCCCCGGTCGGCACGCCCGCGTTCATGGCCCCCGAGCTCCTCCTCGGCGCCCCGCCCGGCGTCGCGAGCGACCTCTACGCGGCCGGCGTGGTGCTGCACGCGTGTCTGACGGGCGAGACGCCGTTCGACGGCGACACGCCGGTCGCGTTCTTCGCGCGCAAGCTCGACGAGGCCGACGAGCGCGGCCCGGCCCCGTCCGGGCGCATGCCGGCCGCCCGGCCCGCGGGCCCTGCGCCCGTGCCGGCCGACAGCATCGCGGCGGTGATTGCGCGCCTCACCGCCGCCGATCCTGCCGCGCGCCCCGGGTCGGCGCGCGCGCTCTCGGCGCTGCTGGCGGGCTTGCGGTGA
- a CDS encoding oxidoreductase → MGPGSVHVERYGQGGLPIVLLHGFGTCTFLWRAVAPALAAARHTVFAIDLLGHGESDRPLEADFGVAAQSEYLDRALTVLRVARALVVGVDIGGAVALRLAATRPDRVAGLVLVNAVAFDDVPGEDVRTLQRNTARFVFRLGRGVFGAAPLLAPLLRGSVARPEHMPEKLVARYLAPFVGSEGVPHLLDLARSLRVEEVDEIDVGAITAPTLIVWGEADPWLDRSIPGQLLRTIQGSRLERFPNVGRLVPEEAPYALAATIAAHAARVGIEAPAPSPDDMAEARAAAVAPAAAADGDRRRADRGGADRRQSDD, encoded by the coding sequence GTGGGGCCGGGCTCGGTCCACGTCGAGCGTTACGGCCAGGGCGGGCTGCCGATCGTGCTCCTGCACGGGTTCGGGACCTGCACGTTCCTCTGGCGCGCCGTCGCGCCCGCGCTCGCGGCCGCGCGCCACACGGTGTTCGCCATCGACCTGCTCGGCCACGGCGAGAGCGATCGCCCGCTCGAGGCCGATTTTGGTGTGGCGGCGCAGTCGGAATACCTCGATCGTGCGCTCACCGTGCTGCGCGTCGCGCGCGCGCTCGTCGTCGGGGTCGACATTGGTGGAGCGGTCGCGCTCCGGCTCGCCGCGACGCGGCCGGACCGGGTCGCGGGACTCGTGCTCGTCAACGCGGTAGCCTTCGACGACGTGCCCGGCGAGGACGTGCGCACGCTGCAGCGCAACACGGCGCGCTTCGTCTTTCGACTCGGCCGCGGCGTGTTCGGCGCGGCGCCGCTGCTCGCGCCGCTGCTGCGCGGCTCGGTGGCGCGCCCCGAGCACATGCCGGAGAAGCTCGTCGCGCGCTACCTCGCGCCGTTCGTCGGGTCGGAGGGGGTGCCGCACCTGCTCGACCTTGCGCGCTCCTTGCGGGTAGAAGAAGTCGACGAGATCGACGTCGGCGCGATCACGGCGCCGACGCTGATCGTGTGGGGGGAGGCCGACCCGTGGCTCGACCGGTCGATCCCGGGGCAGCTCCTCCGCACCATCCAGGGCAGCCGGCTCGAGCGGTTTCCGAACGTCGGACGGCTCGTCCCGGAGGAGGCGCCTTACGCGCTCGCGGCGACGATTGCCGCGCACGCGGCCCGCGTCGGGATCGAGGCCCCGGCGCCGTCGCCGGACGACATGGCCGAGGCCCGCGCGGCGGCGGTCGCGCCCGCCGCGGCGGCCGACGGCGACCGGCGCCGGGCCGACCGCGGCGGCGCCGACCGGCGGCAGAGTGACGACTGA